The Primulina huaijiensis isolate GDHJ02 chromosome 10, ASM1229523v2, whole genome shotgun sequence region tttattccgcatttttggttactattatcatcgtggtcggcatcacttcgggggtgtaattccccaacatcAAGTCCTCGATCTTCAGGTTATACAACTCCTCGAATGTCTGGTACACCCCATAATCATGCTAAATCAGAGGCAGTGAGCGTGTCTTTGCTCACGGATGCGTCAAGAACTCTCTGTGCCATACGACCTTTCGCTTATTGACATAGACTTGTGTAATTACTCCACAGAAATCCCTGCATCTAAGAAATCAACGAAAAGGTTACAAGTATTAAGCATTGCAACTTTCGAACACAGAAAATTAGCTTTTTAATCATTCGAACACAAAAGAATACTTTGTACTCccggaatattgatattaattataaatcatgggataaatgtgaaatataaattaaattaatattgccAAGATAGATGAATAATACAAAGTTAATGAAGTAAAGAAAATAGCGTTAGATTGgtaaaaaaaagttttacaCATACTTGAATTTCATTACtcacatatttaaaattaaagtaaatCTTTTATGAAATGATCTATAATCATAACATGAGTTTATTCGATTCATAACTATTATTAATAGtgatatttttgacataaaaataatattttcatgagttGGATCGGATCATAGATtcgtatcataaaattgattcgCGAGATGTctgttattttcttttaaattatcAGACAAATATCATTGGTGTTTTATTAATAGAATAAAGGTAAACATACTCAAGAGGTGGAGCCCGAATTCGTGGACTTGATTAAAGTTTGAGCTCGAATATCTAAAAGTGAACATTGTATGATTTAAGTTTATTTATATCTGCATATttgtatatgtgtatatattatttatatagtttaattaaaaaaaagtaatgcAAGGAATGAATATATTtggttaaaaaattaaattaaattttattatttaattttaggaTGATATTTCATTGCCTCAACACTTGAGTAAGGGCACACTGTTAGCGTAATTTTCGAGTGCCAGCGGCGGCGCGATGGAACTCCATTTCTCCGCCGATTCTCCTCCTCTTGCCGCCATCGCCGCCGCGAAAATCGCCGGTCTCTCTTTCACAACAAATTCAACTCTTACTCCCGGCTCTACACCAGCTCTTGCCTTATCTAACGGGTTATTTCTCTTCTTTCTTATGGCAATTTTTTTGAATGCAATTATGAATCGCTCACCTGTAAGCTCAgacaatataaaattatacaGTATTATTTTTCTGTTGGATGACGCTTATTTGCAGCTCGCTTTTTCATTGACGTTAAGGATTGTGTTGGGATAATGAATTTCTGCGTGTTTGTTGATATTTAGTGATTTTGACTTTCGATTGAGCATTTTTTTTGGGGATTGTTTTTTGGGAATTATTTAAGAGAAGTTTGGGATATCATGAGCTTTTAAGGGGTAACAGTCATTATTTTTAATCTCACGATTTTGAACGGGATGCCAAATCTTGTTTGAATTCGAATGTGGCTCAAAAAGTTCTAGATTTAGGTTGATTAAACAACTGTACGGGAATATTGAAACAGAGCCCAGACTGGAGCGAGAGTCTTTTAGTTCTCATTCTCGTTGAAATCCGCAGTAAACAAACTTCTGCCTGTCGTCTAGGCTTTGATGGGACTAAAGTAGGGCCTGTATCTAGCAACCTTTAGATATGAAACTCTTGAGATTAAATCATTGGGCATGCAATACCGAATTAGTTATTCTGGAATTTTTTGCTTTCATTTATGTTTGTCTTTTTTATGAACTTGTTTTTAcccattttcatattttatctgAAATCCACGAAAAAGGAATGGTCCTCACATGTTAACCAAATGGATTTTCAGACAGAGGCTGCAAGGAGCCTATGTACTTCTGAAATATGTGGGTAGGACTGCCGGCATTCCTGATTTCTATGAGAGGGATGCTTATCAATCATGCCAGGTTCCTTTTCTGTACATTTTGTTTGTTGAATGtgctatttattttaatttaagaaaataGGTATTTGAAACCTGTATTAATCACTTTTCCAATTCTTTGGTAGAATAATATTCTATTTTAAAGATTGATTCCCTTTCGTCATGGCTATGGGATTTGGTATTGATGACATTTATATATGCGTACCATAGATTGATGAATGGCTTGACTATGCTCCTATCTTTGGTTCTGGGTCTGAATTTGAGGGAGCATGTGGCTCAGTGGATGAATATTTGCTGGAAAATACTTTTCTAGTAGGCAACAGTCTTTCAATTGCTGATGTAGCAATATGGGCTGGTCTTGCAGGTGAACTTTCTGATTTTGCTTGATCTAATTTCTGTAAGTAATTGGTGCGATTTTTGCTGAGTGAATAACTAGTTACTCCAGTTGTTGTTTCTCTAATTCTTGCTCCTGACTTCTGATAGATTTCATGCCACCTTATTTTTCTCTTTGTCTTATAGCTTGTTCTGTAATGGTCCGTTGTTTTATATGTGGCACTTTCATTACTTTTGAATTGAGGATAACTGGCATCTTTTATGTCTATATTTTTCTGCCTTCTGTTTTAACCTATGTTATGCTTAATTATCCAGGTGTTCATGTGTACCTTTTGTCCTGCAGGAACTGGTTTGAGATGGGAAAGTTTGAGAAAATCCAAAAAGTACCAAAACCTTGTTCGGTGGTTCAACTCGATATCTGTTGAATATGATGGTGTGCTTAGTGAATTTCTTGCAACCTATATCGGGAAAAGAGGCTCTGGAAAATCAGTACCATCAAAGTCGAAAGAGTTGCAAACTTCTAGTTCTCGATCCCTCGCCAAGGAAAATGGTGTCCACGTGAATGAAACAGCAGGTAGCCGGTCCGCCTTTGAGCTGGATCTCCCTGATGCGGAGGTTGGCAAAGTGAAGTTGCGGTTTGCACCAGAACCCAGTGGCTATCTTCATATAGGTCATTCAAAAGCGGCATTATCGAACCAATACTTTGCCCACCGGTATAAAGGACAGCTGATTGTGAGATTTGACGACACAAACCCTGACAAGGAAAGTAGTGAGTTTGTGGATAATCTTCTTAAAGATATTGAAACTCTAGGGATTAAATATGATGCTGTGACATACACATCAGACTACTTTCCCCAACTCATGGAAATGGCTGAGAAATTGATCCGTCAGGGCAAGGCCTATGTCAATGATACCCCGCGTGAAAAAATGAAGCAGGAAAGGATGGATGGTGTAGAATCAAGATGCAGAAATAACAGTGTGGAGGAGAATCTCAATTTGTGGCAAGAAATGATAGCTGGCTCAGAGAGGGGATTAATGTGCTGTCTACGGGGGAAACTGGACATGCAAGACCCAAACAAATCACTTCGGGATCCAGTGTATTACCGCTGTAACTTGACGCCTCATCACAGGATCGGATCTAGATACAAATTATATCCAACATACGACTTTTGTTGTCCATTTGTTGATACCGTGGAAGGTATCACACATGCTCTTCGATCAAGTGAATACCATGATCGAAATGACCAATATCATAGAATTCAATCTGATATGGGATTTAGAAAGGTCCATATATATGAGTTTAGTCGGCTGAATATGGTGTACACACTTCTTAGCAAGCGCAAGCTTCTGTGGTTTGTCCAAAATGGCAAGGTTGAAGGATGGGATGATCCTCGTTTTCCTACAGTTCAAGGAATAGTGCGCAGGGGCCTGAAGATTGAAGCACTGATACAATTCATCTTGGAACAGGTAAGCCTCTATTGTTCTCTGATGTATAAAACTGCCGGAGCATTTATTGGTTAATGGCAAAACACTAAATGCTGATTCGAATTGTTCTCCATACTTGAGCAATCAATCAAGTTTGTGATGATTTTGAGAATGTCTTATGTGAATGTGTTGTATGCACATGTTTGCCTGTTTTGACTACATCCTAAGTTCCAATTTTTGTCTAGTTTTATATCGGGCGGGATGGGGTGGAGGGAATCTCTAGGTGGTTATGCTTGTCAAGTGACAACAATATCATAACGGTGCTTGTTGTCTTCTTTATAATGGTTAGGGGGCCTCCAAGAATCTCAATCTCATGGAATGGGACAAACTCTGGGCCATCAATAAGAAGATTATTGACCCCATATGTCCCAGGTATACTGCTGTGGTGGAAGAACGTGTATTGCTGATTCTAACTGATGGTCCCAGCAATCCCTTTGTGCGAGTTTTGCCCAAACACAAGAAATATGAAGGTGCTGGAGAGAAGGCCGTGtcttattcaaataaaatatggaTTGAGTATGCTGATGCGGAATCGATCTCAATTGATGAGGAGGTGACTTTAAAGGATTGGGGAAATGCAATTGTGAAGGAAATCAAGAAAGACCAAAACGGCGTCATAACTCAGCTTGTGGGAGTTTTGAATCTCAAAGGAAATGTTAAGACAACAAAATTGAAACTAACATGGCTTCCAGATTCCAATGAGCTCGTCAGATTAATGCTCGTAGACCTTGACTATCTCATCACAAAGAAAAAGGTGACTTTCTTATTCAGGACAGGAAAGCTTCCTTTATGGTTGGTTCTTATCAATTTTTTGGGTTTATTCTCTTATCACAATCCATTCATGTTTATAATTGCAGattgaagaagatgaagatttCACTGATGTGGTCAATCCCTGTACGAGGAAGGAGACACTGGCACTTGGGGAATCTGATATGCGGAACTTGAAGCGTGGAGACATAATACAACTGGAGAGGAAAGGGTATTACAGATGTGATGTCCCTTTGATTCGGTCTTCAAAACCGATTGTCCTGTTTGCAATTCCAGATGGTAAGCAGCAAACCATGACGAAGTAAGAGGAGGGAAATGTGGGATTTCTATGGCCTTGATATTAATTTTCGTGTCTATTTAATACCTATCTGATGTTGATCGTATCCCACTGAGAAATATTTGATCTATGAATACGGTCTtctgattatttttgttatcatGGAACTGCATTTAAGATTAAAACAGAGATATAAAAGCTTCCAAAATTAGAAGGTTTCATTCTGTACCATCGTCAGCAAATGTCTCTTAATTCTTTTCATTGTCGATTTCCATCTTATGAATTGAGTAATATCTTCTTCGAATTTAACTGCAACGTATGTGGATGAACAATGCCAAATTGTTTGTTATTTTAGTAGTTTCTtgttccaaaaaaataaattttgtccgGAAAGATTTCTTGGTTTGATTTGTGCAGTGAAATCCAGAGTATTGTATATCAAtactaaaaatatcaaaattttcgaattgtTTACGTTTTACGTACACAATAGTAACTTAATCAATCAAAgaaatcaaaaaattaaaaagatgaGATCCAGAACACAATTGTGAAGCACCTCCAGAAGGGAATATAGCAGTTTAAGAGGGGAGAGGGATTACGACATGGATATAAAATCAGGGATTACGATTACGAGACATTGGAGCAATAAAGGTCAAGCATTCCATTACATTAAAACTCCAGTCAGGCGGCGTCCATGAATACTTGGAGTTGCTAAAGGTGAGACAGGGTGAATCTACTTAATTATTTTCAGAGTAAAATTAGaggtaaattaaatttaattgtttttatttgagtGATAGTGTTAATTATTTGCTCCCGTTAACGACTTGGTCCATAATaggtggaaaatattttgacTAAAAGTTTTGATAGCATGATGTAACATACATAAATGAAACATAAATATAAGTAGATAAAAAATCTTTGCCTTCCTTCTCGAATTtcaaagaaggaaaaattcaaaataactttttttttaaaaaagttaaagGTACTCACACTAAAttaataatacttttaaacatatATACAAACAATATGTCATTTATTCATTTCTCATTTTGTCTAAATTATGTCGGAATTATACACAATTTTTCATGCATGTGTACGTACAAAGCAATTTGAAGAAAATCAGATTTTATTGTTCAGAAATTAGGAAATCTCTTCATGCAAACATCAGAAcatcaaataaatgaaaaatcgAATTATCAAACGAAAACAGACAATAATTCCCAGTtggaaaaaagagagagaactTTCGTTTCCGATAATCACGATCATTTGGGTGCGAATCTGGACTTGATCTTCTGAACTTCCGGCGTCGCAATCTGGAAGGCTTTTGCCAAAACATTATCCGGCACCGGCGGAGAAGCCCCGAATAAGGTTGTGGCGATGGACTGTGTACCCGGCAGCTGACTATTGAAGGCAGCAATCACCGCAGCCGGGACTTTCCTATTGTTCTTCTGGAAGTGGACGAGGCCTCTAGGGAAGACGAAGATCTCGCCTTTTTTGATGATCTTAGGGTAGAGGACATTCGCGGTGGTGATGAAGCCAACTTCCAGCTCACCGTAGAGGACAAACACGATCTCGGTGGCGCGTGGGTGAGTGTGTGGTGGGTTGAGACCGCCGGGGGCGTAGTCGATCCTGGCGAGGGAAACGCCGAGGGTGTTTAGTCCTGGGATTCTCTGCACGTTGGCACCTGTAACTAGTGATCCGAAGGTGTTGTTGGTGGCGCCAGGATTGGCCAGGGCGGCGGAGAAGAAATCGTCCGCCGTCGCGTTTGACTTACACACGAATCCATTGACTTTAATAGCTGTTCCCATTTGGAGGCAAAAACGTCGTTGAccacttttaaaaattataaatataaatataaattataaatatatatgttaattgGAAGATCTCTAATAAATACTTGGTCTGAATACAATCCACGTATATTTTGcgtgtcaaaaaaaaaaaacttttccaaaaattatataaggtaaattaatgaataaaaattatataaatttaaaattacttaTATAGTTAATTGCATATACAATTAGTTACACTAAATTAAATTCAATCAACGATAACAATAATATTCATGTAGACTTACTCTACGtagaaatattattaatttttggtgCAAGTAGTTGGCAATTTACTTGGTAATTAAGTGCAGTAATTCTGAATAATGCTAATGCTCCGTAATTAATCAAAGTTGAAGcatcaaaataaaatcacataaaattTCGATGAAATACTAGTTTCAAAGCAATTAAATTatctgatatatatatatatatatatatatatagaaaaagaAGAATATAATTTGTACCAGAAGCAAGATCAGCCACGCAGATATCTTGAAGCATGTCCGGATCGGCAGAAACTCTTCCGGCGACCAACATAATAGCCATTAGTGCTAGAACTCTGCAGCAGGCGGCGGCGGCCATGGCGGAGCTGAAAGGACAAGAAGAAGCGGAGATGAAAGAGATGAAGTGGGATTGGTTGGGAAGATGGAGGATTTGCGCAGAGCTGAAAAGTGGGTGAGATTATTTATAGGTGGGAAGAAGTTGGATGTCCTGCGAAGTCCGAGTTTTAAGATATTTGATTTTTCATGTCGACGTGTATATCAATTACATCATTAAATTATTctatttccttttcttttcttttcttttctttttttttttaatggaagTATTCTTGTTTCAAACTTTGGTAACTGAAAAAGAAAATAGATTATGTTTCAATTGTGTCTCGATCTGAAAATCTCATTTCAACCTCAAAACTTTGATGTCATATGTATTACAAGTCATCTACATTTTATTCtctctttttatatatatatatatatatatatatatatagttttgatatcctNNNNNNNNNNNNNNNNNNNNNNNNNNNNNNNNNNNNNNNNNNNNNNNNNNNNNNNNNNNNNNNNNNNNNNNNNNNNNNNNNNNNNNNNNNNNNNNNNNNNNNNNNNNNNNNNNNNNNNNNNNNNNNNNNNNNNNNNNNNNNNNNNNNNNNNNNNNNNNNNNNNNNNNNNNNNNNNNNNNNNNNNNNNNNNNNNNNNNNNNNNNNNNNNNNNNNNNNNNNNNNNNNNNNNNNNNNNNNNNNNNNNNNNNNNNNNNNNNNNNNNNNNNNNNNNNNNNNNNNNNNNNNNNNNNNNNNNNNNNNNNNNNNNNNNNNNNNNNNNNNNNNNNNNNNNNNNNNNNNNNNNNNNNNNNNNNNNNNNNNNNNNNNNNNNNNNNNNNNNNNNNNNNNNNNNNNNNNNNNNNNNNNNNNNNNNNNNNNNNNNNNNNNNNNNNNNNNNNNNNNNNNNNNNNNNNNNNNNNNNNNNNNNNNNNNNNNNNNNNNNNNNNNNNNNNNNNNNNNNNNNNNNNNNNNNNNNNNNNNNNNNNNNNNNNNNNNNNNNNNNNNNNNNNNNNNNNNNNNNNNNNNNNNNNNNNNNNNNNNNNNNNNNNNNNNNNNNNNNNNNNNNNNNNNNNNNNNNNNNNNNNNNNNNNNNNNNNNNNNNNNNNNNNNNNNNNNNNNNNNNNNNNNNNNNNNNNNNNNNNNNNNNNNNNNNNNNNNNNNNNNNNNNNNNNNNNNNNNNNNNNNNNNNNNNNNNNNNNNNNNNNNNNNNNNNNNNNNNNNNNNNNNNNNNNNNNNNNNNNNNNNNNNNNNNNNNNNNNNNNNNNNNNNNNNNNNNNNNNNNNNNNNNNNNNNNNNNNNNNNNNNNNNNNNNNNNNNNNNNNNNNNNNNNNNNNNNNNNNNNNNNNNNNNNNNNNNNNNNNNNNNNagaaaatatatagttttttattGGTAAAATAGGAAGCATGAGGACGAGGAGTAGGTCCAATGGATAACGTAAGATTGACCAATTTTGGAATCTTCCACGAGTCCCGGCCCACTTCCTTCACTTGTTTTCTTTCCAATAATTTACCAGCTCCCAACTTTtcaacataataaaattttataatttaattatatttttaaaaatatataatttctaatcatcatttttttattaaaaaaatatgaattcgtatgtatatatttatttcaatacGCGTCATTGGAACATGAAGAAATGACTTAAATAATAGATGACAatgatttcatattttaaatagtttttttttcaaaaacaaatgcAAAGATTCGACTCCgacaaattatatttatatttaataaaattcagAGGACActctaaatttaattatgtgttttggatttatttttttatttatttaaaaaatttatttatttttttattaatcagcTTCCAGCTTGCATTTGAAAGCCAACTAACAATCTAAAATATTCATAAATAGAAAAAACCAACTCAGCATTCTGTACATGAGAAAAGAATAAATTACATAATAAGGAAATAATAAAAGGTAAATATGGATAATTtcacttttataaaatttaaatattatcttgCGGAAAATTTGAAAAGTGTACGACTCATTTTAACCCTATCTGCCAAattatgtgtttttttaaaacaatatacaatttttttttaaaaatatatggtataaaaattttaaaaataagttttagCTAGAAAATTATCTAATCATTTCATATgttactaatttaattaatatttttaatttcaatataACAACTACTATGCTTTTATTTTATCCATAATATAGGGAAACCCAATATTTGTAAAGCTTCATATTAACTgtcatttataataattttaattgaatAAGAAATTATTGTCGGTGGATCTTTTGTTacaaagcaaaaacttgtgtgatacggtatcacgagtcgtattttttgtgatacggatctcttatttggatcatccatgaaaaagtattactttttatgctaagaatattactttttattgtgaatatcggtaggattgactcgtcttacatataaagattcgtgaaatcgtctcacaagagacctactcaaacaTTAATTAGCAGAGtggtaaaaaaaatagataaaataaaaatatagatactGAACTATATATTTGGGACGAAGTAGTAAACGTGATTGAGGAAGGTAAAGAAACTATcatcttgattttattttttagagtAATAATCGAATTAAGCATCTAGTATTTGATTGGAATATCCACCAAATTTGTTTATAAGATATGTTATTTGATCAACAAAACTCTACTTAATCCACAACTACTTCTTAAAATATTGTGTGTAGATGTCACGAGTGACATCATTCTCAAGATTTGCAAATCATTAAATGGTGACTA contains the following coding sequences:
- the LOC140985719 gene encoding glutamate--tRNA ligase, cytoplasmic-like isoform X1, coding for MELHFSADSPPLAAIAAAKIAGLSFTTNSTLTPGSTPALALSNGQRLQGAYVLLKYVGRTAGIPDFYERDAYQSCQIDEWLDYAPIFGSGSEFEGACGSVDEYLLENTFLVGNSLSIADVAIWAGLAGTGLRWESLRKSKKYQNLVRWFNSISVEYDGVLSEFLATYIGKRGSGKSVPSKSKELQTSSSRSLAKENGVHVNETAGSRSAFELDLPDAEVGKVKLRFAPEPSGYLHIGHSKAALSNQYFAHRYKGQLIVRFDDTNPDKESSEFVDNLLKDIETLGIKYDAVTYTSDYFPQLMEMAEKLIRQGKAYVNDTPREKMKQERMDGVESRCRNNSVEENLNLWQEMIAGSERGLMCCLRGKLDMQDPNKSLRDPVYYRCNLTPHHRIGSRYKLYPTYDFCCPFVDTVEGITHALRSSEYHDRNDQYHRIQSDMGFRKVHIYEFSRLNMVYTLLSKRKLLWFVQNGKVEGWDDPRFPTVQGIVRRGLKIEALIQFILEQGASKNLNLMEWDKLWAINKKIIDPICPRYTAVVEERVLLILTDGPSNPFVRVLPKHKKYEGAGEKAVSYSNKIWIEYADAESISIDEEVTLKDWGNAIVKEIKKDQNGVITQLVGVLNLKGNVKTTKLKLTWLPDSNELVRLMLVDLDYLITKKKIEEDEDFTDVVNPCTRKETLALGESDMRNLKRGDIIQLERKGYYRCDVPLIRSSKPIVLFAIPDGKQQTMTK
- the LOC140985719 gene encoding glutamate--tRNA ligase, cytoplasmic-like isoform X2 encodes the protein MELHFSTYSPPLAAIAAAKIAVVSLTTNSTLAPGSTPTLALSNGQRLQGAYVLLKYVGRTAGIPDFYERDAYQSCQIDEWLDYAPIFGSGSEFEGACGSVDEYLLENTFLVGNSLSIADVAIWAGLAGTGLRWESLRKSKKYQNLVRWFNSISVEYDGVLSEFLATYIGKRGSGKSVPSKSKELQTSSSRSLAKENGVHVNETAGSRSAFELDLPDAEVGKVKLRFAPEPSGYLHIGHSKAALSNQYFAHRYKGQLIVRFDDTNPDKESSEFVDNLLKDIETLGIKYDAVTYTSDYFPQLMEMAEKLIRQGKAYVNDTPREKMKQERMDGVESRCRNNSVEENLNLWQEMIAGSERGLMCCLRGKLDMQDPNKSLRDPVYYRCNLTPHHRIGSRYKLYPTYDFCCPFVDTVEGITHALRSSEYHDRNDQYHRIQSDMGFRKVHIYEFSRLNMVYTLLSKRKLLWFVQNGKVEGWDDPRFPTVQGIVRRGLKIEALIQFILEQGASKNLNLMEWDKLWAINKKIIDPICPRYTAVVEERVLLILTDGPSNPFVRVLPKHKKYEGAGEKAVSYSNKIWIEYADAESISIDEEVTLKDWGNAIVKEIKKDQNGVITQLVGVLNLKGNVKTTKLKLTWLPDSNELVRLMLVDLDYLITKKKIEEDEDFTDVVNPCTRKETLALGESDMRNLKRGDIIQLERKGYYRCDVPLIRSSKPIVLFAIPDGKQQTMTK
- the LOC140987008 gene encoding germin-like protein 5-1, with protein sequence MAAAACCRVLALMAIMLVAGRVSADPDMLQDICVADLASAIKVNGFVCKSNATADDFFSAALANPGATNNTFGSLVTGANVQRIPGLNTLGVSLARIDYAPGGLNPPHTHPRATEIVFVLYGELEVGFITTANVLYPKIIKKGEIFVFPRGLVHFQKNNRKVPAAVIAAFNSQLPGTQSIATTLFGASPPVPDNVLAKAFQIATPEVQKIKSRFAPK